The sequence GTGACTAAACCAACATCGGTACCACCCTGGCGATCGCTAAGTGTATATTCAAAGTTGGCATTGCCGCTAAAGTCTTGATTGGGGGTAAAAATTATCGTGTCGTCGGTTGAGTCATCCGGAGTACCGCTATCGTTCAAGACCACAGTACCATCAACAGCGTTATTAACAGCAGCAATAGTTAAAGTATCACCGTCTGAATCGGTATCATTAACAAGTAAGTTGGCAACGGGAATAGTAACAGCAATATTCTTCAAAGTTGTAACAACATCGTCAGTAGCTACCGGAAGATTATTATTGCTAGGAGCAGTTTCGATTATCAAAGTCGGCATACTAACAGAAGATGGATCTACTGCTACACCTCCTAATTCCAATGCACGTAAACCGATTCCCGCAAAAGATTCGCCACCGTTAACTAAGTTTTGCACAAAATCGGTAACATCAAAAGAAAGCTGTTGTCCTACAGATGGTAGTAAGGTATCCTCCGTATCTAGAAGTACCCCTGTTTCAAAATCCGAAGCATCAGCAACCCCATTACCCGCGTATCCGAATGCGCCGATACTATCTGGATTATCCCCAAAAGAAGCCCCTAATCCACCTACTTCTAAACCAGTGATTTTTACATCAAATCTGGCACTGGTAATAATTTCTCCTTCCGGAATCGAAAATTCACCGATATCAAATTCCGCAAATTCAGCAGCTTCACCATTGCTACCAAGTATTACAGTAAAATAATTACCGGGAAAAACGCTATCTCCAGTTCCATCAAATTCACCATCGAACCCACCATCTATAACCTCGAAGGTTGTTTCCGGTTGAAATGAAAAAGTATTCGTCATAAAGCCCCCCTGAAAACCGAAAGTTTATATTAAACAGTTTTGATAAAGCATTCAACTGTATGGAACGCCCTCTAGTAGTATGGAAGGAGACGTTTTTTTGTAAATATGGTTCTTTTAACGACTAAAACAATTACTAATGAGCTTCATAAATAAATTTGATGTGCTTCTACTTGATGTCGGTCATTCCTTTATGTTTAAAGGTTATCGTTTCTTTGATACCGAAGATTTTGCAGCAACTTATCGTAATTTGGGCGGAATTTTATTGACCGATGAATTAGTAAATCAAATTATATTTACAGTGTCGAGGAAAATAAAAGCCGATGGTAAAAATCCAGCTTACTATGAATGTTTACCTTCAGTAATTAGTTATTTACAGAAACATCCTCAAGCTTCATATTTACCAGTAAACGAACTAAATTTATTAGAGCAAGTTTTTGCAAATCATGAAGTCGGAGTTATATCTGGGAAGCATGTAGAAGTTTTGCATCAATTGGCAAAAACTCATCGTTTGGGGATTGTCTCAAATATTTGGTCTAAAAAAGATATCTTTTTAAAAGAATTTGATCGAGTTGGTATTCGCGATCTATTCGAGATAATTATATTTTCATCAGATTTCGGTTGGATTAAGCCATCAACAAAACTATTTGATCGTGCAATTGAACATTTTGATGTTGAACGCGAAAAAATAGTTTATATTGGCGACCATATCATGCGTGACGTTGGTGGAGCAAAAACTGCGGGATTGTCATCAGTTTGGATTAACAAACGCGGCAAACAACTTAATCAAAGCATGGCAATTCCAGATTTAATTGTTAAAGATTTACAAGATTTAGTATAAAAATAACTATGAAAGCTACATTTGGTGCGGGTTGTTTTTGGGGAGTAGAAGCTGCTTTTCGCAGGTTAAATGGTGTTACTTCTACGTCAGTGGGGTATATGGGCGGACATTTTGAAAATCCCTGTTACCTTGATGTACTTTCTAGAATTACCGGACATGCTGAAGTTACACAAGTTGAATACGATGCTTCAATTATTAGTTACGAAGAGTTATTAGAAGTATTTTGGAAAATTCACGACCCTACAAGTTTAAACCGTCAGGGAGCAGATAGAGGAGACCAATATCGTTCCGTAATATTTTTTCATACACCAGAGCAAGAGGCGATCGCCAGAAATTCCAAGCAGCAGTTACAGGATTTAGGGAAGTACGATAAAGATATTGTGACTGAGATTAAACCAGCGATTCGTTATTGGTTAGCTTCAGAGGAGCATCAGCAGTATTTTGAGAAGAAGAATCAGCTTAGATTACAAGATTAATATAATTTCTAATTCCTAACTCTATTCATACTGAATAGCTTAAAAGTTTGATTCTTTACCACTAGTTTTAATATAATCCCGTTTATAATGAGATAAATACTTATTTTTCTCTCAGTTTTGTATATTTATTTGCTCAAAAAAAATATTTTTCTATGATTAACGGTTCGTGATATTATTATTTTAAAGGTATTTTATAAAATGGGTAGGTTTGACTCTTAAAAAAAAAATGCTTATATTCCCATTATAAAAATTATTTTCTACTATTTTAATTATCTCATATTTTGGACAACTTAAAAAAATTTGAATTTCATTATCAAAATGCAAATCAAAAGAACATTTGAATTTATAAACCTGATTTATTGAAAAAAACCGGGCTTCTAGATTCTCTTTGATATATTCAATATTGAATTTATTTAAATTTTTCTAAAAACTCAGTATCTATATACCAATTCTCATTAATAAATTCGAGATTTTCGTCATATATTAAACTTAGTTCACCTATTCTTACGTGATTATTATTTATTAGATTTTGAAGTATAAATTTCAGTTGAATAAATTTTTGATTTCGGTTGAGTCCGATAGAACTACTAATTAATTCTGTTTCTAAGTTACTTGGTAAAGTAATTTCTTCATAATAGTTATCGCTTTCATCCCAGTAACCGCAAACCTTATAATCACATAACTCTAAGTGTTCTTTAATTAGTGCATTGGCATCAATATTTTCTAATACTTCAGTAAAATCATGCCAAACTTGGTGATTTTTTAACTCTACAAAAGTCATATATTTTAATTAATATTCTGTTACTAAACTAGGAAAATGTAGTACTTCATCTATAAATTTTGCATGGAAACGTTTATCCCCACCTTTACCCAAAACTTTTGATTTCAAATCGAAATCAACTTCTTGGGAAGGTAAAAGTCCAATATTACCTCGTGGCGAAACAACTTCTTTTTCAATTGCTTTTAAATGCTTGCTATTTTGGTCGTACTTTAATCCTATCTTAATTTGTTCTGAGCTAAAGGAAACTAGTAATCCATCAGTTTCTCGTAAATTTCATCCGGTTGAATATCCGCCCATTGCCTGGGTAGACTTTCAATTGAATATTTTAGTTAACTAACAGGTCAGATATACAGTGATAGGATAAGTGGTTTAATACAAATAATTATCCTCAAAAAAATCGACCGCCTTCGGTAGGGAAAAGGGTAAAGAAAAAAGAGCAAAACGCAAAAGGGGAAAAGTGTAAAGGGCTACTAAAAGTCCCTCCCGACGGCACACACCACACGGAAACCAATAAGGAGGCTGATGTAGTCGCGCGCAGTGTCGCTGTAGCGAGACGCGGAACGGCAGTTATTAGGACTGACGTACCAGGAACCGCCCCGCAGCACCATAAGAGAATCATCACCATTCTTAACCCAAGCACTACCATCATTAGGTGCGCCATTATAATTACCATGCCAGGTATCTTGACACCACTCCCAGACATTACCGTGCATATCGCACAAACCAAAAGCATTGGGAGGGAAATTACCTACTTCTGTTGTTTGTTCGCGATATTTACCCTTGGGTTCGTTAGCATAGGTTTTTGTGCCAGCGTAATTAGCTAAATCGGTGGTGATTGTCTCCCCAAAGTGAAATGGTGTAGTAGTACCAGCCCGACAAGCATATTCCCACTCGGCTTCACTGGGTAAGCGGTATTTTCTTCCGGTTTTCTCTGTTAATTTCTGACAAAATTCCGTCGCTTCATTCCAACTTACTTGTTCTACAGGGCGTTTTTCTCCTTCGAAATGAGAAGGATTTAGACCCATAATTGTTTGATACTGTGCTTGGGTAACTGCAAATTTACCCATGAAGAAAGGTTTAACAGTCACTTGATGCTGAGGACTTTCCCTATCTCGTCGTTCTTTCTCATCTGCTGGCGAACCCATAAGAAATTCACCACCGGGTATTTCTGCCATTTCTAGGGTGACACCGTTACCTAAGTCTTCTGCAAAGTATTTAGCGCTGCCAGATTGACGATTGATGATGTTTCCACTTGCATTAACTGTTACTGTTTCAAAATCAAATGTTTCTAGATTTAATGTTTCTAGATTTGATTTTGAAACACTATCAAATAATGTCTTCCCTCCAGCAGTAAGTAGAAAACCACCACCTGCAAAACCAAGGATTTGAAGAGTTTTCCGACGTGAAAAGTTAATTGGTGATTTTGGTTTTGTTGGTTGTGATGATGAAGGTATTGGTGGATTTAGCTGTGTAGACGGTATAGGTGGTATTGATTGTGCTTGTGAAATCAGCCCTTGCAATGCATCTGTTGCAGAAGAGTAACGCAAACTATAATGACGGCGTACCATTTTGCTAATTACTTCTGCGAGATTTTGACTAACTTGCGCTTGCTCTAACCAAATTACTTCACCAGTTTGGGGATTTTCTTCTAATTCAAAGGGTTGAAGTCCAGTTAAAGCTTGAATGGCAGTCATTCCTAATGCGTAAACATCACTGGCTAAACAAGGTTTTCCTAAACCCTGCTCTGTTGGCATAAATCCTGGTGTACCAATTACCACGCTTGATGCTATTTCACCACGGGAGTTTAACATTAAACTTCCCAATTCTTTGACAGCACCAAAGTCAATCAGAAATATTCTGCCATCTTCTTGACGACGCATTAAGTTTTGGGGTTTGATATCCCGGTGAATTACTCCATATTTATGTACAAATGATAATACTTCTAAAATATCTTTTAATAATTTGCTGACATAATCTTCACTCAGTCGCTTTCCTGGAGATATTTCTTGACTTAAATCGTGTCCTTGAATATATTCTTGAACAATATAGAGATTATCTTCTTCTTGAAAATGCGCTAATAGCTGGGGTATTTGGAGATGTTTTCCCAACTTCTCTAAAATCGCGGCTTCTTTATTAAAAAAATCTATGACTCGCGGATGGGTTTGGTTTGGACGTAGTTGTTTGACTACACATAGAGGTTTGCTCGGTTGCATAATATCCCTTGCGAGATAGGTGATTGCAAAACCACCTCCACCTAATGTTTCAGTAACTTCGTAACGTCCTACTAAAGTCGTCACCATTCCCTAATCTCCCCAATTTCCCATAGAACAGAGTTTAAATGTCTTATACAAAATTTTGCAAGTTGTTTGAAATTGTTTTGTTGATAAATTTACAAGAAATATTGATAAAATTTTTTAGAAGTTTATTTAAATTTATACAATGCTTTGGGGAAATTTTTCGGTAAACCTGAATTCTCGATACACATCAAAATATGGGGAGACGTTGCAATGCAACGTCTCTACACCTCTTTAATTTTTTCCTCTGCGCTCTCTGCGTCTCTGCGGTTTTTCAATCGATATTTCCCCTACAACCTCGGATCAACCGCTTCACTCTCCAGAGCCAAAACCCCAAATACGCATTCATGCACCCGTCGTAATGGCGCATTTGCCACAAATCTTTCCAATGCTTCCACACCCAAAGCAAATTCTCGCATCGCTAAGGAGCGTTTCAAAGATAACCCCCGTTTTCTCAATCGTTCTAAATTCTCTTCAGTAGTATATTCAGCACCGTAAATAATCCGCAGATATTCTTTACCGCGACATTTCACCGCTGGTTGCAAAATTCCCCGTTTACCTTTGACAATAAATTGCAACGGTTTAACAACCATCCCCTCACCACCTTTTGTTGTCATTTCTTCCCACCAATGGGTTCCTTCTGCTTCGCTGCTGGGGTCGTTTAAATCTATAATTTTGTAATTAGTAGCCATTAATAGTTCGGAATTGGCTGTTTCTAAAATTGCAGCTTGTTCCATGTGCCAGGAATGGTTTTTATCGATATGTACTGCACCTTCTGTAGCTAAAATATGAAATGGTGCGAGTTTGATATCGGAAATATCCTTAACTTCCCAACAGTAGCGACGGTAAGCGTCTACATATTGATTTGCCATTTCTTGACGCTGTTGAAATTTTTCAAGTAACAAGTTAACTTCAACACCATTTTGACTGGCTTGTGTAAGTACATTTATGGCATTACTTAAAGCGGGACGAGAAGCCGCACCAACTGCTGCATATTGACTTCGGATTAATCCTTGAGCTTTCGCCGACCAGGGCATAAGTTCGCAATCGAGACATACCCAATCGGTATTTAATCTCGACCAAAAATCACTGTCACTAAGCGCTTTATTTACACCTGTGAGAAATTCCGCTTCTAATTCCGAATTATTAAAAAAGCGTCTGCCGGTGCGAGTGTAACAAATACCGATTCCTTCATTAAAAATTCCGAATTTTCTTTTAACAGCTTCCTCATCGCGACATACAATAACCACCGCTCGCGAACCCATGTGTTTTTCTTCGCAAATAACTTCAGTAACTCCTTGGTTTTTATAATAAGCAAAAGCTTCTTTGGGATATTCTAAATATCCGGGTAATTGAGAAGTTTCCACGGGTGACATTGTAGGAGGAAGGTAAATTAACCATTTAGGATTTGCAGCAAACCGACTCATCACTTCCAAAGCAGCAATGGAATTTTCTTCCCGAATCGTAATTTTGTTTTGCAAACGGACATTAATAATCCGCTTACCCAAGACATCATCAATATTTAAAACATCATCTAACTGCTGCTGAGAACTCATTCGCGCACCTGTTCCATTTCCCAAAGGTTTGACGGGTTCGCAATAAACCTTCGCAGCATCAACGCTTACCAATTCTCTTTCGGGATAGCGCAAAGCCGTTAACTTTCCACCAAAAACGCAACCCGTATCAATATCAATCGTATGATTCAACCATTCCGCTTCCGGCACGGGGGTATGTCCGTAAACTACCATCGCTTCACCGCGATATTCGGAAGCCCAATCGTACCTGACGGGTAAACCAAATTCATCAATTTCGCCGGTAGTTTCACCATATAGTGCAAAACTCCGCACCTTTCCCGAACCCCTTCCCTGCATTTCTTCACGCATTCCCGCATGAGCTACTACCAACTTTCCATCATCGAGGACAAAATGACTTACTAAGGAGTCAATAAATTTTTCAACTTCTTGAAGAAAAGGTTCGCGTACTTCTGGTGATAAAGCTTCAATTTCGGCGACAGTTTGCTCTAAACCGTGATTAATTTTAACTTTCTTGCCGCGTATTTTTCGTAACAGCTTGTGTTCGTGATTTCCCGGTACGCAAATAGCCGCACCCGCTTCCACCATGCTTTTGACAAGTTTTACCGTATCAAGAATCCGGGGACCTCTGTCTACTAAATCACCGAGAAATAAGGCTTTACGCCCTTCTGGGTGGGAGTAAATATGGGAGGGGGGAGAGGGGGTAGAATTGTTATTGGTAACTGACTTTTGATAGCCTAGTTTTTGTAATAATATTTCGAGTTCGTCGCAGCAACCGTGAATGTCACCAATGATGTCAAATGGTCCATGTTCGTGTTTGCGATTGTTCCATAATGGTTGACGTTGGATTTCTACAGCTTCGATTTCTTCGATAGAATTAAGCACGTAAACGTAGCGAAAACCTTCTTTTTGTAAACCTCTTAAAGAACGTCTTAAATTTTGCACGTGACGCTGAACTACATAAGAACCAAACTGTCTATCGGGACGTTGTTGATTGCGTTGATGACAGATATGTTCTGGTAAATTTAGAACTATGGCAACGGGTAAACAATGATATTCTCTTGCTAAGTTTACATAATATTTGCGGTCTTCTTTTTGAACGTTGGTTGCGTCGATTACCGTAAGTTTTGCTGCTGCTAAACGTTTATGAGCAATATAGTGGAGTACCTCAAAAGCATCCTTAGAAGCAGCTTGGCTGTTTTCGTCGTTGGAAACCAATCCCCGACAAAAATCGGATGATATTATTTCAAAGGGTTGAAAATGTTTTTTGGCAAAGCTTGATTTACCGGAGCCTGATGCACCGATGAGCGTCACTAGAGACAGTTCGGGGATAGTTATTTTCATAGTAATTTGGGTAATGGGTAATGGGTAGTAGGTAATAAAAGTTTATTGGCATTATTAGATACAAGGAAAACCTCTTCCTTCAAGAAAGTTTTGTTTTTCAAGTAAGTTTATAATAGCTTTCCTGATTGAGTCTGCTTGATAATTCTTTACTATAACGTCTGGCAGTATAGCGAATTCGTCATCTATCAAATCAATTTGATGAATATTGTTTTGAAAATATTTTGCACTCCAAATATTAATACCGATTTTTAAACCGTCGGAGAAAATTATTATTGCATTGTAGTATTCTTGACCAAAATCTTTATCTGTTTCGATATCATACTGTTGCACTTACAACCATATTTCATATTTTCTTTCTGAACTCTTCATTATTTTATCTCTGAAGTATTAGTAAATATATTGATTTTATTAAGTAGCGTTTGCTTTATAGATTATAAAAATAATATCTGGTATAAATAAATAAATTAAAAAATTGCTTAAAGCTACTTTTTTACATCATACATTTTCAAATTTAAAATGAATTCATTTGAAAATTGGCAAGGCTTGCATCATTTAGGGGTGACTCTTATAGAATTACAGCGCTTTGAAGAAGCATTGTTAATTTACAATCAAATTCTGGAGTATAAACCCAATCTTTATGATGCTTTAGTCTTTCGGGGAATGGCACTACAAGGATTAGAAAACT comes from Rivularia sp. PCC 7116 and encodes:
- a CDS encoding polynucleotide kinase-phosphatase, producing the protein MKITIPELSLVTLIGASGSGKSSFAKKHFQPFEIISSDFCRGLVSNDENSQAASKDAFEVLHYIAHKRLAAAKLTVIDATNVQKEDRKYYVNLAREYHCLPVAIVLNLPEHICHQRNQQRPDRQFGSYVVQRHVQNLRRSLRGLQKEGFRYVYVLNSIEEIEAVEIQRQPLWNNRKHEHGPFDIIGDIHGCCDELEILLQKLGYQKSVTNNNSTPSPPSHIYSHPEGRKALFLGDLVDRGPRILDTVKLVKSMVEAGAAICVPGNHEHKLLRKIRGKKVKINHGLEQTVAEIEALSPEVREPFLQEVEKFIDSLVSHFVLDDGKLVVAHAGMREEMQGRGSGKVRSFALYGETTGEIDEFGLPVRYDWASEYRGEAMVVYGHTPVPEAEWLNHTIDIDTGCVFGGKLTALRYPERELVSVDAAKVYCEPVKPLGNGTGARMSSQQQLDDVLNIDDVLGKRIINVRLQNKITIREENSIAALEVMSRFAANPKWLIYLPPTMSPVETSQLPGYLEYPKEAFAYYKNQGVTEVICEEKHMGSRAVVIVCRDEEAVKRKFGIFNEGIGICYTRTGRRFFNNSELEAEFLTGVNKALSDSDFWSRLNTDWVCLDCELMPWSAKAQGLIRSQYAAVGAASRPALSNAINVLTQASQNGVEVNLLLEKFQQRQEMANQYVDAYRRYCWEVKDISDIKLAPFHILATEGAVHIDKNHSWHMEQAAILETANSELLMATNYKIIDLNDPSSEAEGTHWWEEMTTKGGEGMVVKPLQFIVKGKRGILQPAVKCRGKEYLRIIYGAEYTTEENLERLRKRGLSLKRSLAMREFALGVEALERFVANAPLRRVHECVFGVLALESEAVDPRL
- a CDS encoding bifunctional serine/threonine-protein kinase/formylglycine-generating enzyme family protein produces the protein MVTTLVGRYEVTETLGGGGFAITYLARDIMQPSKPLCVVKQLRPNQTHPRVIDFFNKEAAILEKLGKHLQIPQLLAHFQEEDNLYIVQEYIQGHDLSQEISPGKRLSEDYVSKLLKDILEVLSFVHKYGVIHRDIKPQNLMRRQEDGRIFLIDFGAVKELGSLMLNSRGEIASSVVIGTPGFMPTEQGLGKPCLASDVYALGMTAIQALTGLQPFELEENPQTGEVIWLEQAQVSQNLAEVISKMVRRHYSLRYSSATDALQGLISQAQSIPPIPSTQLNPPIPSSSQPTKPKSPINFSRRKTLQILGFAGGGFLLTAGGKTLFDSVSKSNLETLNLETFDFETVTVNASGNIINRQSGSAKYFAEDLGNGVTLEMAEIPGGEFLMGSPADEKERRDRESPQHQVTVKPFFMGKFAVTQAQYQTIMGLNPSHFEGEKRPVEQVSWNEATEFCQKLTEKTGRKYRLPSEAEWEYACRAGTTTPFHFGETITTDLANYAGTKTYANEPKGKYREQTTEVGNFPPNAFGLCDMHGNVWEWCQDTWHGNYNGAPNDGSAWVKNGDDSLMVLRGGSWYVSPNNCRSASRYSDTARDYISLLIGFRVVCAVGRDF
- a CDS encoding HAD family hydrolase yields the protein MSFINKFDVLLLDVGHSFMFKGYRFFDTEDFAATYRNLGGILLTDELVNQIIFTVSRKIKADGKNPAYYECLPSVISYLQKHPQASYLPVNELNLLEQVFANHEVGVISGKHVEVLHQLAKTHRLGIVSNIWSKKDIFLKEFDRVGIRDLFEIIIFSSDFGWIKPSTKLFDRAIEHFDVEREKIVYIGDHIMRDVGGAKTAGLSSVWINKRGKQLNQSMAIPDLIVKDLQDLV
- a CDS encoding calcium-binding protein, whose translation is MTNTFSFQPETTFEVIDGGFDGEFDGTGDSVFPGNYFTVILGSNGEAAEFAEFDIGEFSIPEGEIITSARFDVKITGLEVGGLGASFGDNPDSIGAFGYAGNGVADASDFETGVLLDTEDTLLPSVGQQLSFDVTDFVQNLVNGGESFAGIGLRALELGGVAVDPSSVSMPTLIIETAPSNNNLPVATDDVVTTLKNIAVTIPVANLLVNDTDSDGDTLTIAAVNNAVDGTVVLNDSGTPDDSTDDTIIFTPNQDFSGNANFEYTLSDRQGGTDVGLVTVIIPNQIDGTKNDDDLEGTDSKDIILGFEGNDILKGLGGDDILKGGEGKNELSGGFGDDLLFGGKERDILFGNEGNDFLDGGDGENQLNGGIGNDGLLGGKNSDILIGDEGNDFLNGGAGADILTGGTGADNFYLDGNSSTKDIITDFNLGEGDKLTSFNNLLFRDLSFSGNDILFGDKVLATLEGFDTTFLNESHFYTI
- the msrA gene encoding peptide-methionine (S)-S-oxide reductase MsrA, whose product is MKATFGAGCFWGVEAAFRRLNGVTSTSVGYMGGHFENPCYLDVLSRITGHAEVTQVEYDASIISYEELLEVFWKIHDPTSLNRQGADRGDQYRSVIFFHTPEQEAIARNSKQQLQDLGKYDKDIVTEIKPAIRYWLASEEHQQYFEKKNQLRLQD